One part of the Clarias gariepinus isolate MV-2021 ecotype Netherlands chromosome 24, CGAR_prim_01v2, whole genome shotgun sequence genome encodes these proteins:
- the crata gene encoding carnitine O-acetyltransferase isoform X2 has translation MAKPSFLVKPVSVTKIPGRYLAHQESLPKLPVPPLKQTCDRYLTALEPIVDEEQLKHTRRLLEEFQLPGEVGERLQKSLERRASKLENWLSDWWLKTAYLDYRMPVVVHSSPGVVLPRLEFNDHLGQIRYAASLIAGVLDFKTMIDNQTLPVEYLGGKPLCMNQYYQILSSCRIPGITSDSVVNHASSSRPPTYITVVRNFQFFVLDVYHNDGTPLTVDQLYTQLEKICNSSPQPSEDPIGILTSNHRDSWGKAYANLIKDRKNKESVQKIQTSIFIVCLDSPMPRVADKMYHTRAALQMLHGGGSQWNSGNRWFDKTLQFIIGEDGTCGLIYEHAPAEGPPIVALIDHVVEYTKKSEMISSPLAPLPVPQKLRFNITPEIKSDIEEAKQNMNLMVHDLDAKVVVFTHFGKNVPKSYKMSPDAFIQVALQLAYYRMYKRCCATYESASLRMFKLGRTDTIRSASIDSANFVRAMDDPVKQHPEKVTLLEKAVKAHRAYTDMAIHGQAIDRHLLGLKLQAVEELSVLPEIFKDKSYASANHYKLSTSQVPAKTDCVMCFGPVVPDGYGVCYNPMEKHINFAVSSFNSCADTSATHLAHALEGALLDMKRLLDQTLKSKL, from the exons ATGGCGAAGCCGTCCTTTCTGGTGAAGCCGGTGTCCGTGACTAAGATACCCGGTCGTTATCTGGCTCATCAGGAGTCTCTCCCAAAGCTTCCAGTGCCTCCACTGAAACAGACATGTGATAGATACCTAACCGCTTTGGAACCTATAGTGGATGAAGAGCAGCTGAAACACACGCGCAGACTCTTGGAGGAGTTCCAGCTGCCCGGTGAAGTGGGAGAAAGATTGCAGAAAAGCCTGGAGAGGAGGGCAAGCAAGCTGGAAAACTGG CTCTCTGACTGGTGGTTAAAGACTGCATATCTGGACTACCGAATGCCTGTGGTTGTCCACTCGAGTCCTGGAGTCGTCCTTCCTCGCTTAGAATTTAATGACCATCTAGGTCAAATAAG GTACGCAGCCTCATTGATTGCAGGGGTTCTGGATTTCAAAACCATGATTGACAA TCAAACGTTACCAGTGGAGTATCTTGGTGGAAAGCCACTGTGTATGAATCAGTATTATCAGATTCTGTCCTCTTGCCGCATTCCCGGGATAACAAGTGACTCTGTGGTGAATCACGCTTCGAGCAGCAGACCTCCTACTTACATCACCGTAGTGCGCAACTTCCAG TTCTTTGTGTTGGATGTATACCACAATGATGGCACTCCGCTGACCGTGGATCAGCTCTACACTCAGCTGGAGAAAATCTGTAACTCTTCCCCGCAGCCCAGCGAGGACCCGATCGGCATCCTCACCTCCAATCATCGCGACAGCTGGGGCAAAGCCTACGCCAACCTCATTAAAG ATAGAAAAAATAAGGAGTCCGTGCAGAAAATTCAGACAAGCATCTTTATAGTGTGTCTGGACTCTCCAATGCCACGGGTCGCAGACAAGATGTACCATACTCGAGCAGCTTTACAGATGCTGCATGGAGGAGGCAGCCAATGGAATAGTGGAAACCGCTGGTTTGATAAAACACTTCAG TTTATCATTGGTGAAGATGGGACATGCGGTCTGATCTACGAACACGCCCCTGCAGAAGGTCCTCCAATCGTTGCGCTGATTGATCATGTGGTGGAGTATAC AAAGAAGTCAGAGATGATTTCTTCCCCCCTGGCTCCTCTTCCTGTGCCCCAGAAACTGCGCTTCAACATCACACCAGAGATTAAAAGCGACATTGAGGAGGccaagcaaaacatgaattT AATGGTTCATGATTTGGATGCGAAAGTCGTTGTGTTCACCCACTTTGGTAAAAATGTTCCAAAGTCATACAAGATGAGTCCTGATGCTTTTATTCAGGTGGCTCTACAGCTGGCATATTACAG GATGTATAAGCGTTGCTGTGCCACCTACGAGAGTGCCTCTCTGCGAATGTTTAAACTTGGCCGAACAGACACCATTCGCTCAGCATCCATTGACTCTGCCAACTTTGTCCGAGCCATGGATGACCCTGTCAAGCAG CACCCAGAGAAGGTGACCCTGCTGGAGAAGGCAGTGAAGGCACACAGAGCGTACACAGACATG GCGATCCATGGACAAGCCATCGACAGACATTTGCTTGGCCTGAAGCTGCAGGCTGTTGAAGAGTTGTCTGTCCTACCAGAAATCTTCAAGGACAAGTCTTATGCCTCAGCAAATCACTATAAACTTTCCACCAGCCAG GTCCCAGCTAAGACCGACTGCGTGATGTGTTTTGGCCCAGTTGTGCCCGATGGCTATGGGGTTTGCTACAACCCCATGGAGAAACACATTAACTTTGCAGTGTCTTCTTTTAACAGCTGTGCAGATACCAGTGCCACTCACCTGGCCCACGCTCTCGAGGGTGCTTTGCTGGATATGAAGAGGCTGCTGGATCAGACACTCAAATCCAAGCTGTAA
- the crata gene encoding carnitine O-acetyltransferase isoform X1 yields the protein MTLLGTLSRVMAKGGMAKPSFLVKPVSVTKIPGRYLAHQESLPKLPVPPLKQTCDRYLTALEPIVDEEQLKHTRRLLEEFQLPGEVGERLQKSLERRASKLENWLSDWWLKTAYLDYRMPVVVHSSPGVVLPRLEFNDHLGQIRYAASLIAGVLDFKTMIDNQTLPVEYLGGKPLCMNQYYQILSSCRIPGITSDSVVNHASSSRPPTYITVVRNFQFFVLDVYHNDGTPLTVDQLYTQLEKICNSSPQPSEDPIGILTSNHRDSWGKAYANLIKDRKNKESVQKIQTSIFIVCLDSPMPRVADKMYHTRAALQMLHGGGSQWNSGNRWFDKTLQFIIGEDGTCGLIYEHAPAEGPPIVALIDHVVEYTKKSEMISSPLAPLPVPQKLRFNITPEIKSDIEEAKQNMNLMVHDLDAKVVVFTHFGKNVPKSYKMSPDAFIQVALQLAYYRMYKRCCATYESASLRMFKLGRTDTIRSASIDSANFVRAMDDPVKQHPEKVTLLEKAVKAHRAYTDMAIHGQAIDRHLLGLKLQAVEELSVLPEIFKDKSYASANHYKLSTSQVPAKTDCVMCFGPVVPDGYGVCYNPMEKHINFAVSSFNSCADTSATHLAHALEGALLDMKRLLDQTLKSKL from the exons ATGACTTTACTGGGGACTTTGTCCAGGGTCATG GCGAAGGGTGGCATGGCGAAGCCGTCCTTTCTGGTGAAGCCGGTGTCCGTGACTAAGATACCCGGTCGTTATCTGGCTCATCAGGAGTCTCTCCCAAAGCTTCCAGTGCCTCCACTGAAACAGACATGTGATAGATACCTAACCGCTTTGGAACCTATAGTGGATGAAGAGCAGCTGAAACACACGCGCAGACTCTTGGAGGAGTTCCAGCTGCCCGGTGAAGTGGGAGAAAGATTGCAGAAAAGCCTGGAGAGGAGGGCAAGCAAGCTGGAAAACTGG CTCTCTGACTGGTGGTTAAAGACTGCATATCTGGACTACCGAATGCCTGTGGTTGTCCACTCGAGTCCTGGAGTCGTCCTTCCTCGCTTAGAATTTAATGACCATCTAGGTCAAATAAG GTACGCAGCCTCATTGATTGCAGGGGTTCTGGATTTCAAAACCATGATTGACAA TCAAACGTTACCAGTGGAGTATCTTGGTGGAAAGCCACTGTGTATGAATCAGTATTATCAGATTCTGTCCTCTTGCCGCATTCCCGGGATAACAAGTGACTCTGTGGTGAATCACGCTTCGAGCAGCAGACCTCCTACTTACATCACCGTAGTGCGCAACTTCCAG TTCTTTGTGTTGGATGTATACCACAATGATGGCACTCCGCTGACCGTGGATCAGCTCTACACTCAGCTGGAGAAAATCTGTAACTCTTCCCCGCAGCCCAGCGAGGACCCGATCGGCATCCTCACCTCCAATCATCGCGACAGCTGGGGCAAAGCCTACGCCAACCTCATTAAAG ATAGAAAAAATAAGGAGTCCGTGCAGAAAATTCAGACAAGCATCTTTATAGTGTGTCTGGACTCTCCAATGCCACGGGTCGCAGACAAGATGTACCATACTCGAGCAGCTTTACAGATGCTGCATGGAGGAGGCAGCCAATGGAATAGTGGAAACCGCTGGTTTGATAAAACACTTCAG TTTATCATTGGTGAAGATGGGACATGCGGTCTGATCTACGAACACGCCCCTGCAGAAGGTCCTCCAATCGTTGCGCTGATTGATCATGTGGTGGAGTATAC AAAGAAGTCAGAGATGATTTCTTCCCCCCTGGCTCCTCTTCCTGTGCCCCAGAAACTGCGCTTCAACATCACACCAGAGATTAAAAGCGACATTGAGGAGGccaagcaaaacatgaattT AATGGTTCATGATTTGGATGCGAAAGTCGTTGTGTTCACCCACTTTGGTAAAAATGTTCCAAAGTCATACAAGATGAGTCCTGATGCTTTTATTCAGGTGGCTCTACAGCTGGCATATTACAG GATGTATAAGCGTTGCTGTGCCACCTACGAGAGTGCCTCTCTGCGAATGTTTAAACTTGGCCGAACAGACACCATTCGCTCAGCATCCATTGACTCTGCCAACTTTGTCCGAGCCATGGATGACCCTGTCAAGCAG CACCCAGAGAAGGTGACCCTGCTGGAGAAGGCAGTGAAGGCACACAGAGCGTACACAGACATG GCGATCCATGGACAAGCCATCGACAGACATTTGCTTGGCCTGAAGCTGCAGGCTGTTGAAGAGTTGTCTGTCCTACCAGAAATCTTCAAGGACAAGTCTTATGCCTCAGCAAATCACTATAAACTTTCCACCAGCCAG GTCCCAGCTAAGACCGACTGCGTGATGTGTTTTGGCCCAGTTGTGCCCGATGGCTATGGGGTTTGCTACAACCCCATGGAGAAACACATTAACTTTGCAGTGTCTTCTTTTAACAGCTGTGCAGATACCAGTGCCACTCACCTGGCCCACGCTCTCGAGGGTGCTTTGCTGGATATGAAGAGGCTGCTGGATCAGACACTCAAATCCAAGCTGTAA